One genomic region from Phragmites australis chromosome 1, lpPhrAust1.1, whole genome shotgun sequence encodes:
- the LOC133910595 gene encoding nuclear envelope-associated protein 2-like isoform X1 produces the protein MPVSEKAAIPSCSLELDPLLRDLVDKKLSLRKKVTSMAAELKDARNKLASQELLFAQESETRKVAELKARNLEEEVWKLQKCLEDKDELLRLSLCSTEQYHNELDGLRSQLSVTQATAEATAVSAMRVLLHCSSLLGKLNDKDNSLSERELPGNNLAEQVNHLHGYPEGRDYSRMQLKGYSLRTESDITDAFAKSGFDNDNELLKIMSDVSPNSENIDKDLILEDDGIAKLRVGIMVLSAHWTNKSKELESQLDKHRRTVQELKRKVLKLEFGLQEPRSRLWKLQRIRKKRDKSLKLRNQVAVEQPSGGGSGDKHNLWESSVFKLIASMSMLALFTLAKR, from the exons ATGCCAGTTTCAGAGAAGGCAGCGATTCCATCTTGTTCGCTTGAGTTGGATCCACTGTTGAGGGATCTTGTTGATAAGAAGCTGAGCTTGAGGAAGAAAGTGACTTCAATGGCTGCAGAGCTCAAGGATGCCAGGAACAAGCTTGCTTCACAGGAACTGCTATTTGCTCAGGAATCAGAAACTAGAAAG GTTGCCGAGTTGAAGGCAAGAAACTTAGAGGAGGAGGTGTGGAAGCTGCAGAAATGCTTAGAGGACAAAGATGAGCTGCTGCGTTTATCGCTATGTAGCACTGAACAG TATCATAACGAGTTGGATGGTCTCAGATCACAACTTTCGGTTACCCAAGCTACTGCAGAAGCCACCGCCGTGTCAGCCATGAGAGTGCTGCTGCATTGCTCATCCTTGTTGGGAAAGCTGAATGATAAGGACAATTCGCTGAGTGAGCGCGAACTTCCAGGGAACAATTTAGCGGAGCAGGTCAATCATCTTCATGGGTACCCCGAGGGCAGAGATTACTCACGAATGCAACTCAAAGGTTACTCTTTGAGAACCGAGTCTGACATCACGGATGCATTTGCCAAATCTGGGTTTGATAACGATAACGAGCTTCTGAAGATTATGTCTGATGTTTCACCAAACAGTGAGAACATTGACAAGGATTTGATTCTTGAGGATGATGGTATTGCCAAGCTGAGAGTGGGTATAATGGTACTATCTGCCCACTGGACAAACAAAAGCAAGGAACTGGAATCACAG TTGGATAAGCATAGGAGGACAGTTCAGGAGCTGAAAAGGAAGGTACTGAAACTTGAATTCGGCCTCCAAGAACCACGTTCTCGGTTGTGGAAACTCCAGAGG ATAAGAAAGAAAAGGGACAAATCTCTTAAACTAAGAAATCAGGTGGCCGTGGAGCAGCCCAGTGGCGGCGGCTCAGGCGACAAGCACAACCTCTGGGAGAGCTCAGTCTTTAAGCTCATAGCTTCCATGTCAATGTTGGCCCTATTTACGCTGGCGAAGCGATGA
- the LOC133910595 gene encoding nuclear envelope-associated protein 2-like isoform X2, translating into MAAELKDARNKLASQELLFAQESETRKVAELKARNLEEEVWKLQKCLEDKDELLRLSLCSTEQYHNELDGLRSQLSVTQATAEATAVSAMRVLLHCSSLLGKLNDKDNSLSERELPGNNLAEQVNHLHGYPEGRDYSRMQLKGYSLRTESDITDAFAKSGFDNDNELLKIMSDVSPNSENIDKDLILEDDGIAKLRVGIMVLSAHWTNKSKELESQLDKHRRTVQELKRKVLKLEFGLQEPRSRLWKLQRIRKKRDKSLKLRNQVAVEQPSGGGSGDKHNLWESSVFKLIASMSMLALFTLAKR; encoded by the exons ATGGCTGCAGAGCTCAAGGATGCCAGGAACAAGCTTGCTTCACAGGAACTGCTATTTGCTCAGGAATCAGAAACTAGAAAG GTTGCCGAGTTGAAGGCAAGAAACTTAGAGGAGGAGGTGTGGAAGCTGCAGAAATGCTTAGAGGACAAAGATGAGCTGCTGCGTTTATCGCTATGTAGCACTGAACAG TATCATAACGAGTTGGATGGTCTCAGATCACAACTTTCGGTTACCCAAGCTACTGCAGAAGCCACCGCCGTGTCAGCCATGAGAGTGCTGCTGCATTGCTCATCCTTGTTGGGAAAGCTGAATGATAAGGACAATTCGCTGAGTGAGCGCGAACTTCCAGGGAACAATTTAGCGGAGCAGGTCAATCATCTTCATGGGTACCCCGAGGGCAGAGATTACTCACGAATGCAACTCAAAGGTTACTCTTTGAGAACCGAGTCTGACATCACGGATGCATTTGCCAAATCTGGGTTTGATAACGATAACGAGCTTCTGAAGATTATGTCTGATGTTTCACCAAACAGTGAGAACATTGACAAGGATTTGATTCTTGAGGATGATGGTATTGCCAAGCTGAGAGTGGGTATAATGGTACTATCTGCCCACTGGACAAACAAAAGCAAGGAACTGGAATCACAG TTGGATAAGCATAGGAGGACAGTTCAGGAGCTGAAAAGGAAGGTACTGAAACTTGAATTCGGCCTCCAAGAACCACGTTCTCGGTTGTGGAAACTCCAGAGG ATAAGAAAGAAAAGGGACAAATCTCTTAAACTAAGAAATCAGGTGGCCGTGGAGCAGCCCAGTGGCGGCGGCTCAGGCGACAAGCACAACCTCTGGGAGAGCTCAGTCTTTAAGCTCATAGCTTCCATGTCAATGTTGGCCCTATTTACGCTGGCGAAGCGATGA
- the LOC133910610 gene encoding pto-interacting protein 1-like isoform X2, protein MSCFACCGGEDTQRAPDNRDPYPGGYPARNDAYRTADPTPKGAQPVKVQPIAVPTIPVEEIREVTKGFGDEALIGEGSFGRVYFGIVKNGRSVAIKKLDSSKQPEQEFLAQVSMVSRLKHDNVVELLGYCVDGNTRILAYEFAMMGSLHDMLHGRKGVKGAQPGPVLSWTHRVKIAVGAAKGLEYLHEKAQPRIIHRDIKSSNVLLFDDDVAKIADFDLSNQAPDMAARLHSTRVLGTFGYHAPEYAMTGQLSSKSDVYSFGVVLLELLTGRKPVDHTLPRGQQSLVTWATPRLSEDKVRQCVDSRLGGEYPPKSVAKFAAVAALCVQYEADFRPNMSIVVKALQPLLNARASNPG, encoded by the exons ATGTCATGCTTTGCATGCTGTGGTGGCGAAGACACTCAAAGAGCACCTGATAACAGAGATCCATACCCTGGTGGCTACCCAGCAA GGAATGATGCTTATCGCACTGCTGATCCAACTCCCAAGGGTGCTCAACCTGTGAAAGTGCAGCCAATCGCAGTCCCCACTATTCCTGTAGAAGAAATTAGGGAGGTGACAAAGGGTTTTGGTGATGAAGCTTTGATTGGTGAAGGTTCTTTTGGCAGAGTGTATTTTGGTATCGTAAAAAATGGTAGAAGTGTGGCGATCAAAAAGTTAGATTCAAGTAAGCAGCCGGAACAAGAATTTTTGGCGCAG GTCTCCATGGTGTCAAGACTTAAGCACGACAATGTTGTGGAGTTACTTGGTTACTGTGTTGATGGAAACACCCGTATCCTTGCTTATGAATTTGCTATGATGGGTTCTCTTCACGATATGCTTCACG GACGGAAAGGTGTGAAAGGAGCTCAGCCTGGTCCAGTCTTGTCTTGGACACATCGAGTGAAGATTGCTGTTGGAGCAGCAAAGGGCCTCGAGTATCTTCATGAGAAAGCGCAGCCTCGTATCATACACAGGGACATCAAGTCCAGCAACGTTCTTCTGTTTGATGATGATGTAGCTAAAATAGCTGATTTTGATTTGTCAAACCAAGCTCCTGATATGGCAGCTCGACTTCACTCGACCAGGGTTCTTGGAACATTTGGATATCATGCGCCTGA GTATGCGATGACTGGACAGCTTAGCTCTAAGAGTGATGTCTACAGTTTTGGAGTTGTTCTTCTGGAGCTCCTGACTGGAAGAAAGCCCGTGGACCATACATTACCAAGAGGACAGCAGAGCCTTGTGACATGG GCAACTCCACGGCTTAGTGAGGACAAAGTGAGGCAATGTGTTGATTCAAGACTTGGAGGGGAATATCCTCCTAAATCTGTTGCAAAG TTTGCAGCTGTTGCTGCACTGTGTGTGCAATATGAAGCGGATTTTCGACCAAACATGAGCATCGTCGTGAAGGCACTCCAGCCCCTCCTGAATGCACGTGCATCCAACCCTG GATGA
- the LOC133910610 gene encoding pto-interacting protein 1-like isoform X1, which produces MSCFACCGGEDTQRAPDNRDPYPGGYPARNDAYRTADPTPKGAQPVKVQPIAVPTIPVEEIREVTKGFGDEALIGEGSFGRVYFGIVKNGRSVAIKKLDSSKQPEQEFLAQVSMVSRLKHDNVVELLGYCVDGNTRILAYEFAMMGSLHDMLHGRKGVKGAQPGPVLSWTHRVKIAVGAAKGLEYLHEKAQPRIIHRDIKSSNVLLFDDDVAKIADFDLSNQAPDMAARLHSTRVLGTFGYHAPEYAMTGQLSSKSDVYSFGVVLLELLTGRKPVDHTLPRGQQSLVTWATPRLSEDKVRQCVDSRLGGEYPPKSVAKFAAVAALCVQYEADFRPNMSIVVKALQPLLNARASNPGEHTGS; this is translated from the exons ATGTCATGCTTTGCATGCTGTGGTGGCGAAGACACTCAAAGAGCACCTGATAACAGAGATCCATACCCTGGTGGCTACCCAGCAA GGAATGATGCTTATCGCACTGCTGATCCAACTCCCAAGGGTGCTCAACCTGTGAAAGTGCAGCCAATCGCAGTCCCCACTATTCCTGTAGAAGAAATTAGGGAGGTGACAAAGGGTTTTGGTGATGAAGCTTTGATTGGTGAAGGTTCTTTTGGCAGAGTGTATTTTGGTATCGTAAAAAATGGTAGAAGTGTGGCGATCAAAAAGTTAGATTCAAGTAAGCAGCCGGAACAAGAATTTTTGGCGCAG GTCTCCATGGTGTCAAGACTTAAGCACGACAATGTTGTGGAGTTACTTGGTTACTGTGTTGATGGAAACACCCGTATCCTTGCTTATGAATTTGCTATGATGGGTTCTCTTCACGATATGCTTCACG GACGGAAAGGTGTGAAAGGAGCTCAGCCTGGTCCAGTCTTGTCTTGGACACATCGAGTGAAGATTGCTGTTGGAGCAGCAAAGGGCCTCGAGTATCTTCATGAGAAAGCGCAGCCTCGTATCATACACAGGGACATCAAGTCCAGCAACGTTCTTCTGTTTGATGATGATGTAGCTAAAATAGCTGATTTTGATTTGTCAAACCAAGCTCCTGATATGGCAGCTCGACTTCACTCGACCAGGGTTCTTGGAACATTTGGATATCATGCGCCTGA GTATGCGATGACTGGACAGCTTAGCTCTAAGAGTGATGTCTACAGTTTTGGAGTTGTTCTTCTGGAGCTCCTGACTGGAAGAAAGCCCGTGGACCATACATTACCAAGAGGACAGCAGAGCCTTGTGACATGG GCAACTCCACGGCTTAGTGAGGACAAAGTGAGGCAATGTGTTGATTCAAGACTTGGAGGGGAATATCCTCCTAAATCTGTTGCAAAG TTTGCAGCTGTTGCTGCACTGTGTGTGCAATATGAAGCGGATTTTCGACCAAACATGAGCATCGTCGTGAAGGCACTCCAGCCCCTCCTGAATGCACGTGCATCCAACCCTGGTGAACACACTGGATCATAA